The genome window TGACTTGAGGAATTGAATCCAGTCTGGGTGATTCTTAATGAGAATCGTAAAATACCAGCACTTTCGGACTCGATCAAATTCTCGATGCGGGAGCTTTAGAACAGTTGACAAGAGGTCAATTCTTTCAGGGTAGGGAAACTTTAAATAGGTTATACCTTTTTCAAGGTATAGGTGAGGTAAATTGTCTCGGGAGCTTGGCATGGGGAAGTTGTACCAAGCGGTCCAAAAAAAGCAACTAAATAAATGTATAGTATTTTAATCGGACATAGCTCCGCCGCCTGAGTCCCATACTTTTTTCAAAGTATCCATAAAATTGGAGATAGGTTGAATAATTGCAAGTGATTAATACTAAAATTAGGAAGTTAAAGTAAAAAATTAGGATAATTTAATATCATAGCATTATTAAATTTCAATTTGTTTGTAGCCTAACTTAATCAAATATATGAAGTATTTTTCAATAAGGTAAATCCACGAATTCAATTTAATTGCCTATTTTGTCAAAAATATGATCAATTAGTAATATTTTTTTAACTCCATTAAGAGTAATCTTGGATCGTTCAGATCTATTTCCAAGGGAATCAGGCATTTTCTCCTTTACAAATCCAATATCACCCTAAGAATTCTTAATTATGTCTGGTCAATTTTCAGCTAAAAAAACTCCCAAAAAGGCATTTACTGGCAAACCTACACAAACTAGAGGAAAGAAGCTTACTTCCCCAAGGCGCATATCCACAAACCACAAAAGCCCGCTATCTGAGCCAGACTCAGCTAACGCTTCCTCAGCCTCAGATCATGGGCATCCCAGACAGGATACTTCCCTGTTTTTACCTCCTTTATCAATTTCCCCGAATTTTCCGCGTAAGCTCCTAGATAACCTTCTAAATCCTTCTACAATCAACAAGGAGCAACTTTTACAGGTTAACCTTATATCATCCAACAAACAGATAAAGGAACACTATACAGGCTTAACTTATAGAATACTTGAAGCATTTTATCCTACATATTGTAACACTCATACATCTACTTTGTTAACGCCGGGTAAGATCAAGGGTAGACAACTGATGGGTCAGTGTCCTATCTGTAAAGCTCAGAAGTCACTAGCTAAAGGAACTCCACTGATGAACCTTCATCTTCCTATGAGTTACTTCTCTTACATACTTCAAGAGATACTGATTGCATATCCTAGTGTTCTAACTGCTAAAGCGATTCAAAAGAAACTAGTTCTCAAAAGTTATAGTTCAGCGTGGCTACTTAAGAAACGAATTCAAATATTCATGACTCATTTAAATGATTCTATGATGGAACAAACTAAGGAAGCTCTATCTCAAGAAGCATCAATGAATATGGGATCGAAAATGCCATTTAGTGGAGATGTATCTGATTCAATCAAAGGTAGGATAATTACTAACGTTGATACCTTGGCTATATTCTCAGTCGGAGTTAGAGCAAATAAGTTTAGAAGTAGATATAGACATGGAGGAATAACTTCATCAATCTATCAATCGGCGAAAGTTGGTGGGGCACAAGTTGGAACTCTTGCAAGCAATATTACTATTAAAGGATCACTTAGTTTTTATGAATCCCATCCTTTGACTAATACTGATTACGCTCTTAGTCATCTTGAGAAAGTAATAACACCCGAGAATGTATTGATGGCAGATGAAGCTTACCAAGGATTGTTTGGTCATTATAGAAATATTCGAACTATCAATCATAGTCGACGGGCGAATAAAAAGATACATGTATTCTCAAGGGAGAGATGGAGTAAGGACGGAGTTCATAGTAATGTAGTAGAAGGATCAAATGGAATTCTTAAGAAAGCTATGAAGCAATACAACTGGTTCAATTGTAAATATAGTCAATTGTATTTGAATGAGTATGCAGTAGGTAAGAATATACGCTTCTTTGATGTAGAGAAGAATGTTATATTTGGAATTGGAGATACATCAAAAAATTGCGGAAAAAAGATAAGGGAGTAAAAACATTGTCTAGACCATTTAAAGTATTAGGAATTCAGCAGATTGCCATCGGTGGGGAAGATAAATCTAAACTAGCCAAGTTTTGGATTGATATTATGGGTTTGGCAAAAGTTTCTAGTTTTCGCTCGGAAAAAGAGAATGTTGATGAAGACATTCTTTCTATGGGGAAGGGAGTTAATGCTGTGGAAATTGATATTATGCAGCCCATTGATGCAACTAAGAGTCCAAAAGTTCATGAACCCAAGCTCAATCATATTGGTCTATGGATAGATGATTTAGCACTGGCAGTAAGTTGGTTAACTGAGCAAGGTGTTCGATTTACCCCAGGTGGAATAAGAAAAGGTGCTGCAGGCTATGATGTATGTTTTATTCATCCAAAAGGGAACGAAGAGTTTCCTTTGTGCTCTGAAGGCGTTTTAGTCGAGCTTGTTCAAGCTCCAGATGATGTAAAAGCTGCTTTAGGGTAATTTAATATACTAAAAGGATGGTAGTTTCCTACCATCCTAGCGATTGAAGGTTTTTATTTTTTGTAGATACGAACGATTGTGCTGATCAATTCTTTAAATTTAGGATCTTTTAGAGAGTAGAAAACCTGGTTAGATTTCTTTCTCGATTCAAGAATTCCATTATTCTTCATTTTACTTAGGTGTTGCGAAGCAGCTGATTGGCTAGTTCCTAGCAAGGTTACTAGATCACCAACTGACTTTTCTTCTTTCGCAAGCGCATAAAGGATCAATAAACGAATCGGATGAGCGATTCCCTGAATTCCCTTTATGGCTTGGTCAAGCTGGACTTTTGTTAATTCTGTTTTTAGTTTCATGCGTTGGTCTGATACTTATTAAGTATCCTCCGTTTTACTTTAGTCAACTAAAGTATATTATTAATGCAGAATCCTTGATATAGCTTCTTTCACTCAAGAAAAAAATTTACTAACCAGAAAAAAAGTTATATTCTAACTCCGCCAGAAATTTCTAAAATTACTCCTGTCACTAAATCATTCTCCACAATAAATTGAGCAGTAGTAGCTATTTCATCAGGCTCACCTAAGCGACCGACAGGGATAATTTTTTTCCATTTTTCCAATGCTTCTGCATTCATATCTTTTAGAACCATTTCAGTTCCAATAAATCCTGGTGCTATACCTGCAACCCGAATGCCATGTCTTGCTAATTCTTTGGACCAAGTAACGGTTAGAGCTGCAACACCAGCCTTTGCGGCACTATAATTAGTCTGTCCAGAATTGCCATGCATTGCAATGGAAGCAATTGGAATGATTACACCTGACTTTTGCTTGGCCATCACGCAGGCAGCTTCTCGACCCGTTAGAAAAACTCCCGTTAAATTTACATCAATTACACTTTGCCACTGTTCGATAGACATTTTAGCCTTTATTTCGCCAGTTTCTTTATCTGTTCTAATCAAAAGTCCATCACGAAGGATTCCGGCGTTCAAAATCGCGACATCCAAACTACCGAATTCTTTCACGGCACCTTCCATTAAACGGACGGCGTCTTCTTCTTTGGCTACATTGGCTTGGATTCCAATTGTGTTGATGCCCAACTTTTTGAACTCTTCTACGGTTTCATTCAGCTTATCTTCTTGTATATCTGATAGGACGATCTTCGATCCTTGTTTTCCGAATCGCAAAGCCATAGCCTTACCCAAACCACCTGCAGAACCCGTTACTAAAACAGTTTTATCTTTTAGAATCATGCTACTTCTTTTTCTCTCTCCATATTTTCTTTGTTTCTTATACTATTGTATTTATCATTAAAGGGAATTTCAACTCTTGCTATTGTATGGCTTGGAGTTGTAATGATTCTAAAAAGATTAGGATCTATGTCTTCGTTCTTCATTAGAATCATGATTAGAGCAATACCGAGTCCAGCTCCTTCCGTATTATCCATATTATCCATATAGAATTCAGCAATGTCATTATAACCCATAGCCTTTTTCATTTTTTCTCGCATTCTTTGTTCTTCATCTTTGATAACAGGTGTATTGTTTTTCACTTCCACATACATACCATCTTCGCAGTAGTGAAATCGTATATTGACAAAAACTCCTCGGGCAAGGCATCTTTTTCCATATTCTTCTGCCATTTTCTCAGAGAATTTCTTTTTATAGTTTTCGATTCCGATTTGGTAGTCTTTTGCGTTCATGATATCGAGTCCTTCATCTTCGAAGAAAACCCTTTTCTGGTTGGCTTTGACTCCATTGATCGCTAGTTCTTTGGTAATGGTATAAAGCATTTCCACATACCTATCATGCCCGACAAAGCTCAGTATTTCCGTTATTACTTTTAAAACATATTTTTCTAATTTCGAGCTCATTCTAGAAGATCGGATGGAAAATTTTCTAGAACCTTTAACCAGTTCGGGAATATCATTTTCTAATTTTTGAAAACTTTTTGCCATTATTAGCTGCCTTTAATACCATATACTAATACAAGAACCATAAAATGCAAAATCATTTTATCTATCTCGATATCGGTGATACAGTTATTCATTTAAAAAAGAAACCAGGAGAATTATACCTAGATCTATTTATTAGTTTCGGCAAAGACTTATCTGGTATTGAGAAGGGCAGAGCAAACGAGTCATTTTTGAATGCGTGGAAGGAAATGGACAGATTGTATGCGACGGAAGACTTTGCAGATCGGTATAGAAAGCACAAAAATGGCTCGATTGGATTTTGGTTCGAGCTAATCGAAAGATTCTGTCAAAAATTGCAGATTCAAGATATTACCAATAACGAAAAAATGGAAATATACAAGACTTTTGAGACAAAAGAAGTCTGGTTCGTCGAACCAAGCTTTTTTGATCTTGTAGAACTCTCTCAGCAAAGGAAAATATCGCTCGGAGTTCTTTCGAATTGGGATTCGCGATTGAGAATTATATTAGAAAACTTAGGTATTTTTCAGTATTTTTCGGAAATGGTCATTTCTGGAGAATTTGGCTGGGAGAAACCTTCCCCTAGGATTTTCCAAGAAGCTGAGAGAAGGGCGGGTTTGAGCGGAGAAAAAATTCTTTATACGGGTGACAAAGTAGAGATGGACTATAGACCTAGTCAAAAATTAGGCTGGAAATCTTTCCTTTTTAAAAGGCAATGGCAACTCGAAAATCAGACAAAAAAAGGCTTTTTAGACGGTTTTGAAGGTGACATAATCGGAAA of Leptospira sp. GIMC2001 contains these proteins:
- a CDS encoding transposase, translating into MSGQFSAKKTPKKAFTGKPTQTRGKKLTSPRRISTNHKSPLSEPDSANASSASDHGHPRQDTSLFLPPLSISPNFPRKLLDNLLNPSTINKEQLLQVNLISSNKQIKEHYTGLTYRILEAFYPTYCNTHTSTLLTPGKIKGRQLMGQCPICKAQKSLAKGTPLMNLHLPMSYFSYILQEILIAYPSVLTAKAIQKKLVLKSYSSAWLLKKRIQIFMTHLNDSMMEQTKEALSQEASMNMGSKMPFSGDVSDSIKGRIITNVDTLAIFSVGVRANKFRSRYRHGGITSSIYQSAKVGGAQVGTLASNITIKGSLSFYESHPLTNTDYALSHLEKVITPENVLMADEAYQGLFGHYRNIRTINHSRRANKKIHVFSRERWSKDGVHSNVVEGSNGILKKAMKQYNWFNCKYSQLYLNEYAVGKNIRFFDVEKNVIFGIGDTSKNCGKKIRE
- a CDS encoding VOC family protein, coding for MRKKDKGVKTLSRPFKVLGIQQIAIGGEDKSKLAKFWIDIMGLAKVSSFRSEKENVDEDILSMGKGVNAVEIDIMQPIDATKSPKVHEPKLNHIGLWIDDLALAVSWLTEQGVRFTPGGIRKGAAGYDVCFIHPKGNEEFPLCSEGVLVELVQAPDDVKAALG
- a CDS encoding ArsR/SmtB family transcription factor — translated: MKLKTELTKVQLDQAIKGIQGIAHPIRLLILYALAKEEKSVGDLVTLLGTSQSAASQHLSKMKNNGILESRKKSNQVFYSLKDPKFKELISTIVRIYKK
- a CDS encoding SDR family NAD(P)-dependent oxidoreductase — its product is MILKDKTVLVTGSAGGLGKAMALRFGKQGSKIVLSDIQEDKLNETVEEFKKLGINTIGIQANVAKEEDAVRLMEGAVKEFGSLDVAILNAGILRDGLLIRTDKETGEIKAKMSIEQWQSVIDVNLTGVFLTGREAACVMAKQKSGVIIPIASIAMHGNSGQTNYSAAKAGVAALTVTWSKELARHGIRVAGIAPGFIGTEMVLKDMNAEALEKWKKIIPVGRLGEPDEIATTAQFIVENDLVTGVILEISGGVRI
- a CDS encoding histidine kinase → MAKSFQKLENDIPELVKGSRKFSIRSSRMSSKLEKYVLKVITEILSFVGHDRYVEMLYTITKELAINGVKANQKRVFFEDEGLDIMNAKDYQIGIENYKKKFSEKMAEEYGKRCLARGVFVNIRFHYCEDGMYVEVKNNTPVIKDEEQRMREKMKKAMGYNDIAEFYMDNMDNTEGAGLGIALIMILMKNEDIDPNLFRIITTPSHTIARVEIPFNDKYNSIRNKENMEREKEVA
- a CDS encoding HAD-IA family hydrolase; amino-acid sequence: MQNHFIYLDIGDTVIHLKKKPGELYLDLFISFGKDLSGIEKGRANESFLNAWKEMDRLYATEDFADRYRKHKNGSIGFWFELIERFCQKLQIQDITNNEKMEIYKTFETKEVWFVEPSFFDLVELSQQRKISLGVLSNWDSRLRIILENLGIFQYFSEMVISGEFGWEKPSPRIFQEAERRAGLSGEKILYTGDKVEMDYRPSQKLGWKSFLFKRQWQLENQTKKGFLDGFEGDIIGKLDEVPGMSMNYIDDKQP